Proteins found in one Pseudochaenichthys georgianus chromosome 13, fPseGeo1.2, whole genome shotgun sequence genomic segment:
- the lpar6a gene encoding lysophosphatidic acid receptor 6a, protein MYNNTLPTGNVTQTWAENSSTDISPCHKNDGFKYPLYSTIFSIVFVVGLITNVVAIYIFTCSLKLRNETTTYMMNLVVSDLLFVCTLPLRVFYFINMNWPFGSMLCKVSVSLFYTNMYGSMLFLTCISVDRFLAIVHPFRSRALRTKRNAKIVCVAVWVLVLSGSLPTGFMLESTSRENNNNNATFCFENFSSKQWKSHLSKVVIFIELVGFMIPLLLNVCCSIMVLHTLRRPQSISHGGKLNKTKILRMIIVHLCIFCFCFIPYNVNLVFYALVRTKTLEGCFVESVVRTIYPIALCIAVSNCCFDPIVYYFTSETIQNSMKRKSQVGRSYDVKFSEALQSETNTNLQCSLRNLKAKVFHNESSV, encoded by the coding sequence ATGTACAACAATACCCTCCCAACTGGCAATGTCACCCAGACATGGGCGGAAAACAGCTCCACAGACATCTCTCCCTGCCATAAGAACGATGGATTTAAGTACCCGTTGTACAGCACCATCTTCAGCATTGTGTTCGTGGTGGGACTGATCACCAATGTTGTGGCCATTTATATATTCACCTGCTCTCTGAAGCTGAGGAACGAGACCACGACCTACATGATGAACTTGGTAGTGTCTGACCTGCTGTTTGTCTGCACACTGCCCCTCAGGGTCTTCTACTTCATCAACATGAACTGGCCTTTTGGAAGCATGCTCTGCAAGGTCTCCGTCTCGctcttctacaccaacatgtATGGCAGCATGCTCTTTCTCACCTGCATCAGCGTGGATCGCTTTCTAGCCATCGTGCACCCTTTTCGCTCAAGGGCGCTGAGGACCAAGCGCAACGCTAAGATAGTGTGTGTTGCTGTTTGGGTGTTGGTGCTGTCAGGAAGTCTCCCCACAGGGTTCATGTTGGAGTCCACCTCGCGTGAGAACAACAATAATAACGCCACTTTCTGCTTTGAGAACTTCTCCTCCAAGCAGTGGAAATCGCACCTGTCCAAAGTGGTGATCTTCATAGAGTTGGTGGGCTTCATGATCCCGCTTCTACTCAACGTGTGCTGTTCCATCATGGTGCTGCACACCCTGCGGCGGCCCCAAAGCATCAGTCATGGGGGCAAGCTGAACAAAACAAAGATCCTGCGCATGATAATTGTGCACCtctgtattttttgtttttgcttCATCCCCTACAATGTGAACTTGGTTTTCTATGCTCTGGTCCGCACTAAAACTTTAGAAGGCTGCTTTGTGGAGTCGGTTGTCCGAACCATCTACCCAATAGCCCTCTGCATTGCTGTGTCCAACTGCTGCTTCGACCCCATTGTTTACTATTTCACCTCGGAGACCATCCAGAACTCCATGAAGAGGAAGTCTCAGGTTGGCCGTTCGTATGATGTCAAGTTCTCGGAGGCCCTGCAGTCAGAAACCAACACGAACCTGCAGTGTAGCCTGAGGAATCTCAAAGCGAAAGTATTTCACAATGAGTCTTCGGTGTGA